TCCCCGTGATGGCAATGCCGTTTGCCGTGCGTTGCTTTGCATTCCTGCTCCCGCTTACGCATGTGCTCCGCGTGCAGTCCATGATGCTTCTTGGCGATGTCGGCATGGCTGAATCCTGGGAAGTCATCAAGCTCATGGGCGGCATGGCGTTGTTCTGGGTGCTGCTCGGGTGCTTTACGATTGTGCTTCGCTGGAAGTACCGTCTAAAACATGATTCGCAGTTGCCGGTCGCTACCGAAGACGAAAACGTGGTGACCGTTGATTCGTTGCTTAAGAGCTTGTTCGAAAAAATCAGGAGGCGAAAATGATTAGTCGTCTTTTGAAAGTGACTTTGACGGAATGGAAATTGTTTGTTACGGACCCTGCGGCTGTGCTTTTGCTTGTCGTGGCGGGAATTCTTTATGCGTTCTACTATCCGACTGCATACATGAACCAGACCGTTTCTCGCGTTCCTGTGGCTGTTGTGGATTTGGACCATACGGCAAAGTCCCGTGAACTTACACGAATGGCGTCTGCGACGCAACAGGTCGAAGTCAAAGCGGTCTATAATGACTTGCTTGAAGCTGAGACGGCGATGGCGAGTGAAGAAATTTATGGCTTCATGGTTATTCCGGAGAACATGGAAAAAGATCTCCTGAACAAGAAACAGGTCAAGGTCAACATCTTTACGCATGGCGCCTACGTGATGCTCCATGGTACAATCGGGACTGCGTTTTCGACATGTGCATTGACGGTCGGTGCAGTGAGCAAGGTGAAGGCTATTGCGCTTGGCAAGAAGGTGCCTTCAGCAAAGGCGATGGCAATGCGCGACCCGATGCCGTTATCGATACAAACGATGTTCAACAACACGGGAAGCTATTCTAATTACGTTGTTCCTAGCGTGCTCGTGCTGATTTTGCAACAGTCCCTTGTGATTGGAATTTGCGTGCTTGGTGGCGCTCGCGGGCATCGCCGTTTCCGCCGCAACCAGCGCTATTCCGAAGTCGAAAACGAGAGCATGCCGTACCGCTATTTGGGCCGTTCGCTGGCGTATTTTATGCACTACTGCTGCTTTATCCTGTTCTACCACTGCGTGATTTACAATATTTTTGATTTTCCGCGTCGTGGCGAACTCTTGCCGATGACGATTTTTGCGGTGGTGTTCCTTGCATCGGTCATCAATTTTGGCATGTGCCTCTCGCAAGTTTTCTTGCGCCGCGAATCGAGCATGCAGCTGTTCCTGAACCTCTCCATCCCAATCTTGTTCCTTGCGAGCTTTAGCTGGCCGAGCTATTTGATGCCGAGCTGGATGGTGGGGCTTTCGTACATTCTGCCGAGTACGTTTGCCATACCTGCGTGGCTTTCGATTGAACAGATGGGCGGTGACATTTACGATGTGGCGCCTAAGCTTTATCTGCTAGCGATACAGGCGGTCATCTACTTCGTGCTGGGCATGTTCCTCACGCATTTGCGCGACAAGAGCAAGTTCACCACCGGTGACATGTAAAAATCGGCGACAATAAGCAAAATAGAGTGACGAAGTCACAGACGATTTCGCCACTAATTTTGTAAATTGAATAATGAAAAATGAGGCCAATGGTCATTAGTCCATAGTCATTAGAATTAATGATTTATAACCAATAACTATTGACCAATAACTAATTACTAATAACCACTGACTAACAACTAATAACAACTATGATGTTCGATCCTTTATACATGATGATTCTCGTGGTGACGCTCGTGCTTTCGGGCGCCGTTTCCCTGTTGGTCAAAAAGCGTTTTGCCGCAGGTCAAAAAGTCACAATTTCTAGCGGCCTTACCGGTGCCGATGTCGCCAAGGCCATTCTCATGGAAGCTGGCATTACTGACGTGAAAATCCTCAAGCACCAGGGCTTTCTTTCGGATCATTACAATCCGCTGAACAAGACGCTCAACTTGTCGCCCGAAGTCTATTCCGGTCGCAATGCCAGTGCCGCAGGCGTTGCTGCTCACGAAGTCGGTCACGCCATCCAGCATGCCGAAGGTTACTTCCCGCTGTGGCTCCGTTCTGCCATTGTGCCTGCCGCAAACATCGGTTCTAATCTCGGACCATGGCTTGTGATTATTGGCATTATGCTGATGGGCATGGGCAAGGCGCTTGGCCAGTCTCTCGCGGTTGTCGGTGTGGTGCTCTTTGCGCTTGCAACTCTCTTTACGCTCGTGACCGTGCCTGTGGAATTTGACGCTTCTGCACGTGCCAAGAAAGCTCTTGCCCGCATGGAAGTCGTTGCCGCAGGTCGCGAATACAATACCGTCTCGGGCGTGCTCTTTGCCGCAGGCCTCACGTACGTAGCCGCAGCAGTTTCGTCTATCTTGCAGTTGCTCTACTGGGCATACCGCGCAGGACTCCTCGGCGGTCGCAACGACGATTAACGATTGATTTGTCACCTTTGAACAGTCATCCCGGATTTATTCCGGGATCAGTACTTTTAACCTCGCTTCGGCG
This sequence is a window from Fibrobacter sp. UBA4297. Protein-coding genes within it:
- a CDS encoding zinc metallopeptidase is translated as MMFDPLYMMILVVTLVLSGAVSLLVKKRFAAGQKVTISSGLTGADVAKAILMEAGITDVKILKHQGFLSDHYNPLNKTLNLSPEVYSGRNASAAGVAAHEVGHAIQHAEGYFPLWLRSAIVPAANIGSNLGPWLVIIGIMLMGMGKALGQSLAVVGVVLFALATLFTLVTVPVEFDASARAKKALARMEVVAAGREYNTVSGVLFAAGLTYVAAAVSSILQLLYWAYRAGLLGGRNDD
- a CDS encoding ABC transporter permease, with protein sequence MISRLLKVTLTEWKLFVTDPAAVLLLVVAGILYAFYYPTAYMNQTVSRVPVAVVDLDHTAKSRELTRMASATQQVEVKAVYNDLLEAETAMASEEIYGFMVIPENMEKDLLNKKQVKVNIFTHGAYVMLHGTIGTAFSTCALTVGAVSKVKAIALGKKVPSAKAMAMRDPMPLSIQTMFNNTGSYSNYVVPSVLVLILQQSLVIGICVLGGARGHRRFRRNQRYSEVENESMPYRYLGRSLAYFMHYCCFILFYHCVIYNIFDFPRRGELLPMTIFAVVFLASVINFGMCLSQVFLRRESSMQLFLNLSIPILFLASFSWPSYLMPSWMVGLSYILPSTFAIPAWLSIEQMGGDIYDVAPKLYLLAIQAVIYFVLGMFLTHLRDKSKFTTGDM